The DNA window GTGTGAAAGATAGTAACATTATGATACAAGCTAGAGATTCCTCTGGAAAGTTCTATTCTACTCAATCTACAGAAGATGGAAATTATATGATTCAGGATCTAAAGCCAGGTACAACCTTTACCATTAGTGTACAAATCATCGGTAAGAATAAGTATAAAGCTCCTGCTCCAATTACAGTGACTTACCAATCCGGTAAATTAAATTTAGGTGTGATTAAGCTTCTAGATCAGGCACCACCACAAGTAACAGGAAAGGTTCTAGACGAACAGGGCAGAGCAATTACTCGTTTTACAATCTTTATCAGAGAAATGAATACGAGAGAAGAATTTTCATTGAATTGGAGTGATCCTAACGGGGAATTTACACTGAATGATCTTCAACCAGGACATCGGTATCAGGTAGAAATTGATAATGATAGGAACATTCATTTGCCTATTTCGGATGACGATTATGTAAAGCCACCTAAATATGAATTTATATATGATTCAAAGATGACCACAATTCCAACATTCATTACACCGAAAATTCAGATGATAGGGCGTGTTATTGAACCTAACGGTACTCCGTTGAATGCGTATAGTCGACTCTACGATTCGAATGGGGTATTGATATCGGAATTTACTCCAAGATTGGATCGTCAATTTGCCATCGGAGGGATGAAGGCAGGGCAACGCTATCGTATAGACTTCGTCCTCACTCGTGTCAACAATTTGGGTAATAATTTACCCGAATTATATTCCTATACTTTTGTTTATCAACCTTCGATGACACGGTTTGATGATATCGTGTTTGATTTTGATAAAAAGTCACCAGGAGAGTTTATGGCTGTAAAAGGTAAAGTTGTTGACAATAAGGGTAATCCGATTCCAGATGTATTTGTACGAGCGGATCACAATTCGAATGGTGAGATAGTAAACAAGATAGTAAAGACCAATAGCGGTGGAGAGTATGTGTTTTATTTCAGTGAGCCAACTCAAGGAGAGATCTATATGCTAGGTAATGATGATATTTCTTCTAAGGTGCCATTCTCCATTGTTGATCGTGATATAAGTGTTTCAACATTGATTTATAGTAGATAAATAACAGAACTACAGGCAATCCTCTTGTCTTTGCTGCTTCCAGCACTTCGCGTCCCAAGCAATGTAATATCCGGACGGAACATTTAAACCTGATGCGACTGTAACGCGCGAGGAATTTACGTTCATGCTGATGAATACGTTGAAGCTGCAAGGCGAAGGAGCATCGCTGGCTTTCACAGATACAGCGAAGATCGGAGCTTGGGCGCAGAAAGCAGTCACACAGGCGGTATCAGCAGATATAATTAGTGGCTATCCGGACGACTCATTCCGTCCAAATCTTCCGAAATGGTGAATACCGAATAAACATAAAAAAAACGGCAGTCTAAGACTCTATCTTCGAGTCTTAAGCTGCCGTTGTTACATTTTTAGCGTTTCTATTATAAAAACATGCGCAATAGCATCACGGATACAATGCCTACCAATACTGTTCCTAATAAGCTACGAGTTAGAATTGCGGTCAAAAATGTTGGTGCCGCTGCGATTAACTCGATATGATTTTGAAAGGGGGAAAATCTCCCATCTACCAACAATAACTCTTCTCCCACCAAGGCTGCCATTACTGCGACTGGAACATAACTTAACCATCGCAGTGCCCAATCAGGTATATTTATACGACTGAGTACCATGAGTGGAACCACTCTTGGGATTAGGGTCACAATTGATGCACCTATAATTATTAAGAGAATATGCCATCTTATTTCCATTTTTCAACCACCATTCCTAATGTAGCAGCAATAACAGTAGCAACAATAATTGCTATACTTCCAGATAAGAAAAAACTTGTCCCCAAAACAATAACTACAGCACTTATTGCCACAACTAAATCTTTAGCGATTTTCCCTCGACTAACGAACTGGATAACAAGAAGCCCGATAAACATGGCAGGTAATGCAAAATCCAAACCAAACTTTTCGGGATTTGTAATCCACTGACCCAAAAATGCTCCAGCTAAAGTGGCTACAATCCAATTTAGATAAGCTGTTATATTTAGACCGTGCATCCATTTTTCACTGATATAATCTTTGTCCGCCGTCTTATTAATCGCGACCCCAAATGTCTCGTCTGTAAGTAAAGAACCTATTAGCAAAGTTTTAACCGGAGCTAGACGACTGAAATACGGTGATAAGGCTGCGCTAAGTAAAAGATGCCGAAGATTTACGATAAAAACGGTGAGAATAATTGAAGCCGGTGATCCATGAGATGCGATCATTCCAGAAACGATAAATTGGGCAGAACCAGCATAGATAAGTAATGACATGAGTGTGATTTCAATAATGCTTAAGCCAGATGTATTTCCTACAACACCCGCAGCAAATCCAATACTTAAGTAACCCAACAATGTTGGAATGCAATCTTTTACACCTTGTAAAAAACTATCCTCACGTATATTAACATCTTGTTTATGTAGTTGAATATTCTCTTGCACTATAAGTTGATCTTCCTTTCACTCTCGCAATCTTCCAAAGGTTTGTTTATTATAACATACGAAATTTTAAGTAAAAGAGTATTCCGGAGGCAAATTGAATAACAAATTGTACCATAAGATCATGCTACGAGGGCAGAGGAAGTAACAGTTTAAAACATTGTTTTTTCAAAAGGGACACTCGTCAAGGTAATTGATCCACCATGGAAAGCTATGTTTTCTTTGACAATGGAAAGTCCAATGCCCAGTCCTTCGCCTTTTCTGCTGGTATCGACACGGTAGAACCGTTCAAAAACATGTTCTTGATCCTGTAAGGGAATGCCGCGTTCTTTATCAATAACCTACATGAATAGGGTATCATCCTTTTTCATAAGGTCAATCTCAAGATGGCCAATCTCAAGATAATTGCCCTCTGATCCGTAACGGATCGCGTTGTCGAGTAGGTTTCGCAGCGCTCGTTCGATTAGGGGAGCATCAATCCAAGCTTGGATATCCTCATCATGAGATATAATCTTCGTGAAATAAAAAGGGAACTTCTCTCAAAACTGAGAAGTATCCTTTTTTTTATCTATTGAATAGTTATTTGTTATGTGAACGGAGGGGGATTCCAAACTACTTCAGTAGTGTTGACATCATCAAACTATCGTAGTAGTATGAAGGTGCAACTCAAACTATTGCAATAGTGTAAGGAGCTGATCATCATGGCCATTAAGCTTTTCGATTCTGAACTTAAGGTTATGGAAGTCTTATGGAAGACAGGTGATATCACCGCCAAACAGATTTCTGATACTTTGAAGGAAGAAATTGGTTGGAATATGAACACGACCTATACTGTGATCAAAAAGTGTATTGGAAAAGGTGCAATAGAGCGCCGTGAGCCTAACTTTGTGTGTCATGCGCTGATTGCAAAGGTACAGGTACAAGAAATGGAGACAGATGAGTTGGTTGACAAGGTGTTCGATGGTTCTGTTGATAAACTGTTTGCCTCATTATTAGGACGAAAGAAATTATCTACTGGGCAGATTGAGAAGCTCAAACAGATCGTAAACAATGAAGAATTAAATGATGACTTATGAGCACCTTTTTGAATATGAGTTCCTCGGCAGCAGTGATGATCTTGGCAGTTGTTGTCATTAGGGCATTGTTCATCCATAGACTTCCCAAGAAGACCTTCATGGTGTTCTGGGGAATTGTCGTATGCAGATTACTGCTTCCTTTTAACTTGCCGTCACCATTTAGCATCTATACCTGGATCGATCGTTTCAGTTCTGAGAGATTACCAAGCGTCAATCAACCCTCATTACCCATAACGCCTCAACTAGCCTTACCAATGAGGTTAGCAGGTTCGACGTCAGAGGTACAACCAATCAGTGACCCAATCACAACTGGAACTATTTCGCCCATTGTAGTCATCTGGATTGTTGGTGTAGTTGTCTGTACCTTGTTCTTTACGATCACATATGTGAAATGTCGAAGAGAATTTCAAACTTCTGTACCTGTTCATCACCCAGTCGCTTTGAAATGGCTAGCCGAACACAAGTTGACTCGTTCGATACAGATACGCCAATCGGACAGAATCAATTCACCCCTAACCTACGGAATTCAGAAACCAGTCATACTATTGCCGAAGAACACAGATTGGGATCATGTCGTACAGCTGCAATACATCCTAGAGCATGAGCTTATACATATTCGACGATTCGACCAGATTTCTAAACTGTTGTTAACGGCTGTTCTCTGTATCCATTGGTTCAATCCGTTAGTATGGGTTATGTACATGCTTGCGAATCGTGACATGGAGCTTTCTTGCGATGAAACGGTCGTGCGATCCTTTGGTGAAACGACGAAAAGAGCCTACGCCATGTCGCTGATCACGATGGAAGAACGAAAGAATAGGATAACCCCTTTGAGTAACCATTTTTCAAAACATGCGATTGAAGAAAGGATTGTTGCGATTATGAAAATGAGAAAAACGTCTGTAGCAGCCACGGTTCTGGCCTTTGCATTGATTGTTGGTGCAACGACTGTCTTCGCAACGAGTTCATCTGGATTGAAACAAGATTCGGATTCAGCCTATGCATATGAAGGAACAGGTAGTATGAACCCACCTCTCAGTGAACAAGAGCAAAGGTCTGAAATGGCAAAGGTATTAGCTCCATATGATAAATTCGGCTTGATCTATGATAAAGCGTCGGGGAGAAGCACCTATTATGGAAAAACGGTTCGTCAGTTTTTTGATGAAATTGCCCAACTAGGTTTCTCTGAGCTCACTGGTGAAGTAGATTTGGAAGCGGAATATATAGAAGGGAAGTTAAGTGGATTAGTTCCTGCAACTCAAGTGGAATTCGATGCGAGAACGAAGGAACTGCAAAGTGTTCAGAGTAATGTTGGTTCACTAGATTCGTCTCAGGCAATTGAGATGACAACGCTCTTGTCCCGAGAAGAGAACGGTTCAATACAATACTCCTCCGACGAAGGAAAGACGTGGCTGACACAAGCTGAGTATGATGCTAAGTATCCAACTCCTGATGTCGAATGGTGGACCTATGATGGGTACAAAGCATGGCTGGATAATGAAAAGATAGAACTTCAGAAAGTAATTGGAGCGAGAGCATGGAACTCTAAGGATGGCTGGTTCACATGGACACAGAAACGTGTGGATGATGCAATCGCTACGTATGAACAAATTCTCGCGGATATTAAAGCGGGGACACAAGTCTCGAAGACCGTGGATGGTCGAGATGATGTTGTGTTATCCTTTGATCCAGGTAAAATTTCTACTGGCACTAGCTATAGCGTAGATATCACACTAGATAACGGTGAAGCAACCTCTTTTGGTCCATATGACACGAAGGAAGAGCTTCTAGCGAAGGTAAAACCCTACTGCGAGCAACAAGTGAAACAAGGAAATATGACGCAGAAGGAAGCGGATGAGATTTTGAATCGATATAACTAAGTGGAATACAAGAGTCGGATAGTAACTTGATAATTATCGAAAGCCCCGCTCGAGATGAGAGGGGCTTATTCTTATAAATCTCTCCGACCCTACAACCCCAACTTCTGCCCCTTCTCCAGCCTTTGAATATGCTGCTCCCCGTTATCCGCCAGCTCTCTAAACTGATTAATCGTTTCACGCATCTTCGGAAGGGCTTCTTGCTTATAAGTGCTAATGGAATCTAAAGCCGAAAGAACGTCGGTGAAGGCCTGTTTCAAAGTATCTACAGAGATACTCGTCTCAAGAGATTGTTTATGGATTGCTGCTCCTTGGTCTTTTAACATTTTAGACGTGCCGCTAATTAGACTGTCTGTGGTTTGATTGAGAAGCTCAATCTTTTTCAGGACAATTCTTTGATTGTAAAGGGCACTGGCTACGGTAACTGAAATTTTGAGGGCGGAGACAGTAACGTTTCTTGCACGGTCTACCCCTCGGATCAGTTCTTTATTATTTCTTATGACAACCTCAATCGCCATGATTCCCTGTTGATTAACGACCAACATTTGTTGTAGATCCATGACCCGCTGACGCAATGGAAACAATACTTCTTCTGTAATGAACTTGATTTTATCTTCAGACTCATTACGTAATTTAGCAGCTTCGATCTGAGTCTCGATTTCCTCGTCCATCAGCATACCAAGCTGGATTTCTTTTTGTAGTTTTTTGGTGAGGTCCCGTAGTGCCTGCTGTTCAAACTCTAGCGTTGTATTATCATTTTTTAATACGGACTTACCCTTATCTAAGGAAATGATAATGTCCGAAATGACTGCATCCGCTTTTTGGTACTTGGCAAAGTAAGCACGTAATGGATTAAAGAATTTACCCAGGAATCCACTCTTGGCAAAATCCACGACACTC is part of the Paenibacillus segetis genome and encodes:
- a CDS encoding ATP-binding protein; the protein is MDKERGIPLQDQEHVFERFYRVDTSRKGEGLGIGLSIVKENIAFHGGSITLTSVPFEKTMF
- a CDS encoding toxic anion resistance protein encodes the protein MSFSMEVVSPEKLKSVIEEQVKPEPEEVKQLKELAANNVGAILELDIESLEKRQAVLQSIDSFGMNSMKSSSEKNSLLQVSVGNLSKTGDEGGQVAKGLTELQLQLKDLDPSVVDFAKSGFLGKFFNPLRAYFAKYQKADAVISDIIISLDKGKSVLKNDNTTLEFEQQALRDLTKKLQKEIQLGMLMDEEIETQIEAAKLRNESEDKIKFITEEVLFPLRQRVMDLQQMLVVNQQGIMAIEVVIRNNKELIRGVDRARNVTVSALKISVTVASALYNQRIVLKKIELLNQTTDSLISGTSKMLKDQGAAIHKQSLETSISVDTLKQAFTDVLSALDSISTYKQEALPKMRETINQFRELADNGEQHIQRLEKGQKLGL
- a CDS encoding AzlC family ABC transporter permease, which codes for MVQENIQLHKQDVNIREDSFLQGVKDCIPTLLGYLSIGFAAGVVGNTSGLSIIEITLMSLLIYAGSAQFIVSGMIASHGSPASIILTVFIVNLRHLLLSAALSPYFSRLAPVKTLLIGSLLTDETFGVAINKTADKDYISEKWMHGLNITAYLNWIVATLAGAFLGQWITNPEKFGLDFALPAMFIGLLVIQFVSRGKIAKDLVVAISAVVIVLGTSFFLSGSIAIIVATVIAATLGMVVEKWK
- a CDS encoding AzlD domain-containing protein; the protein is MEIRWHILLIIIGASIVTLIPRVVPLMVLSRINIPDWALRWLSYVPVAVMAALVGEELLLVDGRFSPFQNHIELIAAAPTFLTAILTRSLLGTVLVGIVSVMLLRMFL
- a CDS encoding S-layer homology domain-containing protein, which gives rise to MLMNTLKLQGEGASLAFTDTAKIGAWAQKAVTQAVSADIISGYPDDSFRPNLPKW
- a CDS encoding M56 family metallopeptidase → MSSSAAVMILAVVVIRALFIHRLPKKTFMVFWGIVVCRLLLPFNLPSPFSIYTWIDRFSSERLPSVNQPSLPITPQLALPMRLAGSTSEVQPISDPITTGTISPIVVIWIVGVVVCTLFFTITYVKCRREFQTSVPVHHPVALKWLAEHKLTRSIQIRQSDRINSPLTYGIQKPVILLPKNTDWDHVVQLQYILEHELIHIRRFDQISKLLLTAVLCIHWFNPLVWVMYMLANRDMELSCDETVVRSFGETTKRAYAMSLITMEERKNRITPLSNHFSKHAIEERIVAIMKMRKTSVAATVLAFALIVGATTVFATSSSGLKQDSDSAYAYEGTGSMNPPLSEQEQRSEMAKVLAPYDKFGLIYDKASGRSTYYGKTVRQFFDEIAQLGFSELTGEVDLEAEYIEGKLSGLVPATQVEFDARTKELQSVQSNVGSLDSSQAIEMTTLLSREENGSIQYSSDEGKTWLTQAEYDAKYPTPDVEWWTYDGYKAWLDNEKIELQKVIGARAWNSKDGWFTWTQKRVDDAIATYEQILADIKAGTQVSKTVDGRDDVVLSFDPGKISTGTSYSVDITLDNGEATSFGPYDTKEELLAKVKPYCEQQVKQGNMTQKEADEILNRYN
- a CDS encoding BlaI/MecI/CopY family transcriptional regulator, coding for MAIKLFDSELKVMEVLWKTGDITAKQISDTLKEEIGWNMNTTYTVIKKCIGKGAIERREPNFVCHALIAKVQVQEMETDELVDKVFDGSVDKLFASLLGRKKLSTGQIEKLKQIVNNEELNDDL